A genomic window from Labrus bergylta chromosome 7, fLabBer1.1, whole genome shotgun sequence includes:
- the uevld gene encoding ubiquitin-conjugating enzyme E2 variant 3 yields the protein MDLSSEKIHRTLSKYKFHDVAVEELQKIHRIYPGMKPSTGTYTFSDSTQKDLIKLIGNIPVQYEGRSYNFPVLLWLLDSFPFTPPICLLRPTANMVIREGKHVNAQGRIYLPGLHNWDHPKSSVVGLLNEMTAKFAEDPPLSTKSMGEDKDPQDLLAFVSNLQINDGGSRSHHQLNNKVSVVGGGDLGMATVMSILSKCKVDKLVFIDVAESSTKGGSTDLEIFSLPKVEVSRDFSASAGSRVVVVTANAWSSEQSYVSVVQTNVDLYRGFIPNLARLSPNAVMIIASQPVDLMSQVAWRQSGLPPTHVIGAGCNLDSERLSHVLDINLNTHRPAWVIGELSDDKVPVMSNTQLSSSVQPEIATGSASTKPLLDRAFEMIKSRGQRSWSVGLSIADITNSVLLDKKKTHSVSTLAQGWCGIGSEVFLSLPCIMGAKGSTRLAGVFLGPEEDAKLRDSVSSLSNLMSQLRI from the exons ATGGACCTCAGCTCAGAGAAAATACACCGGACTCTGTCCAAG TACAAATTCCATGACGTTGCTgttgaggagctgcagaaaatCCATCGGATCTACCCCGGGATGAAACCCAGCACAGGCACATACA CTTTCAGCGACAGCACGCAAAAAGATCTCATTAAATTAATCGGTAACATCCCTGTCCAGTATGAAG GCCGTTCCTACAACTTCCCTGTTCTGCTGTGGCTGCTGGACTCATTCCCCTTCACTCCCCCCATCTGCCTCCTCAGACCAACTGCAAACATGGTCATCAGAGAGGGCAAACATGTCAATGCACAAGGACGGATCTACCTGCCCGGGCTGCACAACTGGGATCAT CCAAAATCATCCGTAGTGGGCCTTCTGAATGAGATGACTGCCAAGTTTGCGGAGGATCCTCCGCTGTCCACAAAGTCGATGGGAGAAGATAAAGACCCCCAGGACCTTCTTGCTTTTGTCTCTAATCTCCAGATCAATGATG GTGGAAGCAGGAGTCATCATCAGCTCAACAACAAAGTCTCTGTTGTTGGTGGAGGAGATTTGGGAATGGCGACAGTGATGAGCATTTTATCAAAg TGTAAAGTGGATAAACTTGTTTTCATCGATGTCGCTGAGAGCTCCACCAAAGGCGGCAGCACAGATCTGGAGATCTTCAGTCTGCCTAAGGTTGAAGTATCTAGAG acttttcaGCCTCTGCAGGCTCCAGGGTTGTCGTGGTGACCGCAAATGCATGGAGCAGCGAGCAGTCGTATGTAAGCGTGGTTCAGACTAATGTGGACTTGTACAGAGGATTCATCCCAAATCTCGCACGTCTCAGCCCGAACGCAGTCATGATTATCGCTTCACAACCAG TTGACCTCATGTCCCAAGTTGCCTGGAGGCAGAGTGGCTTGCCTCCGACACATGTGATCGGAGCCGGTTGTAACCTTGACTCGGAGCGACTCAGTCACGTTCTGGATATAAACCTGAACACTCACAGACCAGCCTGGGTCATAGGAGAGCTGTCAGACGACAAAG ttCCCGTGATGAGTAACACACAGCTCAGCTCCTCTGTGCAACCAGAGATCGCTACGGGATCCGCCTCTACCAAGCCACTGCTAGACAG AGCTTTTGAGATGATAAagagcagaggtcagaggtcgtgGTCTGTGGGTTTGTCCATCGCTGACATCACAAACAGTGTCCTGTTGGATAAGAAGAAGACGCACTCTGTCTCCACGCTGGCTCAG GGCTGGTGTGGCATCGGTTCAGAGGTATTCCTCAGCCTGCCGTGCATCATGGGAGCCAAAGGTTCCACACGCCTGGCTGGAGTGTTCCTCGGACCGGAGGAAGACGCCAAACTGAGGGACAGCGTCTCTTCCCTATCTAACCTCATGAGTCAGCTTAGGATATGA